From the genome of Saccopteryx bilineata isolate mSacBil1 chromosome 6, mSacBil1_pri_phased_curated, whole genome shotgun sequence, one region includes:
- the LIME1 gene encoding lck-interacting transmembrane adapter 1: protein MALAGPGLRRMGLLMSSAPPALWVLGCLTLLFGLWVLCTACHRKRAQRHRAGLQGTVMPTEASLLRRPHLCILSKSDTRLHELHRGPNVHTAPRPASMDLLLPQCLEVSRGTTEPPAAFSHRELPQTSPATATAQPSMGPEATYSNVGLAAIPRACLAASPVVWTGARLTSSCARPGPEARPVVAEYACIRKIKGTDPGPQGLEKGKVQGTPATQVDILYSRVSKPKRRDPGPPRDQPDPKGRTAILTLGQNRTYEALPLRGLSTDNCPLENVYESIQEMEAPECRQTPSSS from the exons ATGGCCTTG GCAGGTCCAGGGCTTCGCAGGATGGGGCTGCTGATGTCATCGGCCCCTCCTGCCCTCTGGGTCCTAGGGTGCCTCACCCTGCTCTTCGGGCTGTGGGTGCTCTGCACAGCCTGCCACAG GAAGCGGGCGCAGAGGCATAGGGCCGGGCTGCAGGGTACTGTGATGCCAACAGAAGCG TCACTGCTGAGAAGACCCCATCTCTGCATCCTCAGCAAGTCGGACACTAGGCTGCACGAGCTGCACAGGGGCCCAAATGTCCACACAG cccctcggCCTGCCAGCATGGATCTCCTGCTCCCACAATGTCTGGAGGTGTCCAGAGGCACCACTGAGCCCCCAGCTGCCTTCTCACACCGCGAACTGCCTCAGACTTCACCTGCTACCGCCACTGCCCAGCCCTCCATGGGCCCCGAGGCCACCTATTCCAACGTGGGGCTGGctgccatccccagggcctgccTGGCAGCCAGCCCTGTGGTATGGACAGGGGCACGGCTGACCAGTAGCTGTGCCAGACCTGGGCCTGAGGCCAGACCAGTGGTGGCTGAGTATGCTTGCATTCGAAAGATCAAGGGAACAGATCCGGGGCCCCAAGGTCTGGAGAAGGGGAAGGTCCAGGGGACCCCTGCCACTCAG GTGGACATCCTGTACTCCAGGGTCAGCAAGCCTAAAAGGAGAGACCCAGGACCTCCCAGAGACCAGCCGGACCCAAAAGGCAGGACAGCGATTCTGACTCTGGGGCAGAACCGGACCTATGAGGCCCTTCCACTTAGGGGCCTGAGCACAGACAACTGTCCCTTAGAAAACGTGTATGAGAGCATCCAGGAGATGGAGGCCCCTGAATGCCGGCAGACCCCCAGCTCTAGCTAA